A single window of Chloracidobacterium thermophilum B DNA harbors:
- a CDS encoding UbiX family flavin prenyltransferase, producing the protein MKHLTVAITGASGAIYAQRLLHYLDASPAVARISLIISALGVTVIREELELPVTGTRQSDAELLLGRPTTKITLLPARDVGATIASGSHPCDGMAVVPCSMGSLGYIASGIARDLIHRAADVMLKERRRLVLVPRETPFNAIHLENMLRVERAGALILPACPSFYHRPQSILELVDHLVFRILAHLDVPHPTETTWQGRRTSGREPASGQM; encoded by the coding sequence GTGAAACATCTGACCGTTGCCATCACCGGTGCGAGCGGTGCCATCTACGCCCAGCGTCTGCTGCACTATCTCGACGCCAGTCCCGCCGTGGCCCGCATCAGCCTGATCATCAGTGCGTTGGGCGTGACGGTCATCCGGGAGGAACTTGAACTGCCTGTCACCGGCACCCGGCAAAGCGACGCGGAATTGCTGCTGGGCCGGCCGACGACCAAGATTACCCTTTTGCCTGCCAGGGATGTCGGCGCGACGATTGCCAGCGGCTCGCACCCCTGCGACGGCATGGCTGTCGTGCCATGCAGCATGGGCAGCCTGGGCTACATTGCCTCCGGCATTGCCCGCGACCTGATTCACCGCGCGGCGGACGTGATGCTCAAGGAACGCCGGCGGCTGGTGCTGGTGCCGCGCGAAACGCCCTTCAATGCCATCCACCTGGAAAACATGCTGCGCGTCGAGCGGGCCGGGGCCTTGATCCTGCCGGCCTGTCCGAGTTTCTACCACCGCCCACAATCCATTCTGGAGCTGGTTGACCATCTCGTTTTTCGCATTCTGGCCCACCTTGATGTCCCACACCCGACCGAAACCACCTGGCAGGGGCGGCGGACATCCGGCAGAGAACCAGCTTCAGGCCAGATGTAG
- a CDS encoding YtxH domain-containing protein, which translates to MSESSNKITYFLAGASIGALVALLFAPKSGRELRSDISDATRRGIDYTTESAKALGEKASHLYTSGREKTSELYHLGKEKASHLLESGKGLLDEQRDRVAAAIEAGKQAYREKKAEALALNPKETTDSEPAL; encoded by the coding sequence ATGTCTGAAAGCTCGAACAAAATCACCTACTTTCTTGCCGGCGCCAGCATCGGGGCGCTGGTGGCGCTGCTCTTTGCCCCCAAGTCAGGACGGGAACTGCGCAGTGACATCAGTGATGCCACCCGGCGCGGCATTGATTACACGACGGAAAGCGCCAAGGCCCTGGGCGAGAAGGCCTCGCACCTGTACACCAGCGGGCGTGAGAAGACGTCGGAGTTGTACCACTTGGGCAAGGAAAAGGCCTCTCATCTGCTCGAATCAGGGAAAGGACTGCTTGACGAACAGCGTGACCGGGTAGCAGCAGCCATCGAGGCCGGCAAACAGGCGTACCGTGAAAAGAAAGCCGAGGCGCTGGCCCTGAATCCAAAGGAAACGACGGATAGCGAACCGGCCCTGTAG
- the truB gene encoding tRNA pseudouridine(55) synthase TruB, which translates to MSQILSGGLLVNKPPNVTSHDVVALVRRFIGIKRVGHTGTLDPFATGLLVLCVGPATRLSRFLTDTSKSYRAVLRFGFATDTQDLTGKPLTPPRSTKDLTEDRLREVARTFLGRQMQTPPMYSAKKIDGVALYQLARAGKVVVRAATPIEVFRFDFIPDVEGRILRQDEHGNPIVECDVTCSSGTYIRTLAHDIGERIGCGAHLVALHRTAVDGFTIEEALTLEDLQRCVITGNWTDKLLSPLDLLRGWPRVTLDAQQARRFIQGQVIAISPDDILAGDPRQRPFPVTPEVGLAVTDDTGQFLGVGRYDAHTRRLRPQTVMPPLT; encoded by the coding sequence ATGTCCCAGATACTCTCCGGGGGTTTGCTCGTCAACAAACCACCTAATGTCACCTCACATGACGTGGTGGCCCTGGTTCGGCGGTTCATCGGCATCAAGCGTGTCGGGCATACCGGCACGCTCGATCCGTTCGCCACGGGCCTGCTGGTGCTGTGCGTTGGCCCGGCCACCCGCCTCTCACGGTTTCTGACGGACACTTCCAAGAGTTACCGGGCCGTTCTACGCTTTGGTTTCGCCACCGATACGCAGGACCTGACCGGCAAGCCCCTGACACCGCCACGCTCCACCAAAGACCTGACCGAAGACCGATTGCGTGAGGTGGCCCGGACGTTTCTGGGCCGGCAGATGCAGACGCCACCCATGTACTCAGCCAAGAAGATTGACGGCGTGGCGCTCTATCAGTTGGCGCGGGCCGGCAAGGTCGTGGTGCGGGCGGCAACGCCCATTGAGGTGTTCCGCTTTGATTTCATCCCGGATGTGGAAGGCCGCATCCTCCGGCAGGATGAGCACGGCAATCCGATTGTCGAATGTGATGTCACCTGCTCATCGGGCACCTACATCCGCACGCTGGCCCACGACATCGGCGAGCGCATCGGCTGCGGAGCGCATCTTGTCGCCCTGCACCGCACAGCCGTGGATGGCTTCACGATTGAGGAAGCCCTGACACTCGAAGACCTGCAACGGTGTGTCATCACCGGCAACTGGACGGACAAGCTGCTGTCACCGCTTGACCTGCTGCGTGGCTGGCCGCGGGTCACGCTGGATGCCCAGCAGGCACGGCGCTTCATCCAGGGGCAGGTCATTGCCATTTCCCCGGATGACATCCTCGCAGGCGATCCCCGGCAGCGACCCTTCCCGGTCACACCGGAAGTCGGGCTGGCTGTCACCGACGACACAGGTCAGTTCCTTGGCGTTGGACGCTATGATGCCCATACGAGACGCCTCCGCCCCCAGACGGTGATGCCACCCTTGACCTGA
- a CDS encoding NAD(P)/FAD-dependent oxidoreductase yields MSTYDLIIIGAGPAGLTAAYAARQFQLDYLVLERAAIAQTIAEYPIGRTLFSTPDEIELIPGTLQPRFGPKPTREEVLAYYTRLATRELCLPIHTYEPVQAILPTGTGFQVISTKAVYEARQVIIATGGFGHPYRLGVPGETPARVSYRFVEAFPYAGKRILVVGGGNSAAEAALDLCRAGVQVDWSLRRPTLDPHPDDPDQVGIKPWVRAPLMECVAQGELTIHYATTCIEVLPNAARLQHADGTVDEVPCDHIFALLGAKPEVSLLAAAGVTIAADGRPVYDPETNETNVPGLYVVGHLTRELHMKNATVVPRRVVEGIAQKLTRAGSATG; encoded by the coding sequence ATGTCAACGTATGACCTCATCATCATTGGCGCTGGCCCTGCCGGACTGACGGCAGCTTATGCGGCCCGCCAGTTCCAGCTCGACTATCTCGTGCTGGAGCGCGCTGCCATTGCGCAGACCATTGCCGAATATCCAATCGGACGGACGCTGTTCTCAACGCCAGATGAAATTGAACTCATTCCGGGAACCCTGCAACCCAGGTTTGGCCCCAAGCCCACCCGTGAGGAAGTGCTGGCGTATTACACCCGGCTGGCCACCCGCGAACTGTGTCTTCCGATTCACACCTACGAACCGGTGCAGGCCATTCTCCCGACCGGAACGGGATTTCAGGTCATCTCCACCAAGGCGGTGTATGAAGCACGCCAGGTCATCATCGCCACCGGCGGTTTCGGTCATCCCTACCGGTTGGGGGTGCCAGGTGAAACGCCAGCGCGTGTTTCCTATCGCTTCGTGGAGGCTTTCCCCTACGCCGGAAAGCGGATTCTGGTGGTGGGTGGCGGAAATTCGGCAGCGGAAGCCGCCTTGGATTTATGCCGCGCCGGTGTACAGGTGGACTGGTCACTGCGGCGTCCTACGCTCGACCCGCATCCTGATGACCCGGATCAAGTTGGTATCAAACCATGGGTACGCGCGCCCCTGATGGAATGTGTCGCCCAAGGCGAGTTGACCATCCACTATGCAACGACCTGCATCGAGGTTTTACCCAATGCGGCGCGGTTGCAACACGCTGACGGCACAGTGGACGAAGTTCCGTGTGACCATATTTTTGCCCTGCTGGGAGCGAAACCGGAGGTGTCCTTGCTGGCAGCCGCTGGCGTGACGATTGCCGCCGACGGGCGTCCGGTCTATGACCCCGAAACGAATGAAACCAATGTGCCGGGACTGTATGTGGTCGGTCATCTGACCCGTGAACTCCACATGAAGAACGCGACCGTCGTTCCGCGCCGCGTCGTGGAGGGCATTGCCCAGAAGCTCACTCGTGCAGGCTCGGCAACTGGCTGA
- a CDS encoding M20/M25/M40 family metallo-hydrolase has protein sequence MNAASRSVFRFFFVTLLVLGLAAPPLARHVEVFPADAAVETNLRRHIGYLASEALEGRLPGTPGAEKAAQYIITQFQLAGLRPLGSRGYRQPFSFVASVRMGRNNHLTATVAGVRLTARPDVDFRPLAFTANGVIEGEPVLAGYGISAAKEAQYDDYAMLDVKDRLVVVLPYSPAGSNPHTKFGAFLSLRYKATTARNKGAKGLLVIAEDDDFQRSQVARLRYDDAFGDAGFPCAVVSRAWATRLLGRPVADIERQIATTGQPETQLLSDRRLRLQTEVIKERKTADNIIGWLEGCDPALRNEVVVIGAHYDHLGRGGPNSLAPREGDVHPGADDNASGTAGLLELARSFAAARNRPRRSLLFIAFSAEEKGLLGSAYFVDHPTTRDKRIVAMLNMDMIGRLRDNRLTVQGVGTSSVWRPLLAEANTRHGLELSLGESGFGPSDHASFYKRNIPVLFFLTGSHPDYHRPSDTPDKINYAGERQVLALIGDVIQSTVNLPTPPDFVAPKAGDRAERARGGFRVSLGTIPDYAAEISGVKLAGVREGSPAAAAGLQAGDVIVGLAGRDIKSVYDYTYVLQELEPDREVDIVVERNGQRLTFKLTPTRR, from the coding sequence ATGAACGCCGCGTCCCGTTCCGTTTTTCGTTTCTTCTTCGTCACACTGCTGGTGCTCGGTCTGGCGGCACCGCCGCTGGCACGCCACGTCGAGGTTTTTCCTGCCGATGCTGCCGTTGAAACCAACCTGCGCCGGCACATCGGCTATCTTGCCTCCGAGGCGCTGGAAGGACGCCTCCCCGGCACGCCAGGCGCGGAAAAAGCAGCGCAGTACATTATCACCCAGTTTCAGCTCGCCGGGCTACGGCCGCTCGGCAGTCGGGGGTATCGGCAACCGTTCAGCTTCGTGGCGAGTGTCCGCATGGGGCGGAACAACCATCTGACGGCGACGGTTGCCGGCGTCCGGCTGACAGCCAGACCGGATGTGGATTTCCGCCCGCTGGCCTTTACGGCCAACGGAGTCATCGAAGGCGAACCGGTTCTGGCAGGCTATGGCATTTCGGCGGCCAAAGAGGCGCAGTACGACGACTATGCGATGCTGGACGTGAAAGACCGCCTGGTGGTGGTGCTCCCCTACAGCCCGGCCGGCTCCAATCCCCACACGAAGTTCGGGGCGTTTTTGTCGCTGCGTTACAAGGCGACCACGGCGCGCAACAAAGGCGCCAAAGGGTTGCTCGTCATCGCCGAAGATGATGATTTCCAACGCTCGCAAGTCGCCCGTCTGCGCTATGACGACGCCTTCGGAGACGCCGGCTTTCCCTGCGCCGTAGTGAGTCGCGCCTGGGCGACCAGACTGCTCGGCCGTCCCGTGGCGGACATCGAACGCCAGATTGCCACGACGGGCCAGCCGGAAACCCAGCTTCTTTCCGACCGGCGGCTGCGCCTTCAGACGGAAGTTATCAAGGAACGGAAGACAGCCGACAACATCATCGGCTGGCTGGAAGGCTGCGACCCTGCGCTGCGCAACGAAGTCGTTGTCATTGGCGCACACTATGACCACTTGGGCCGCGGCGGACCCAACTCGCTGGCGCCCCGCGAAGGTGACGTGCATCCGGGGGCGGATGACAACGCTTCGGGCACGGCCGGACTGCTCGAACTCGCCAGAAGTTTTGCCGCCGCACGCAACCGACCCCGGCGCAGCCTGCTGTTCATCGCCTTTTCGGCTGAAGAAAAGGGACTGCTCGGCTCGGCTTACTTCGTGGACCATCCCACCACCCGCGACAAACGCATAGTCGCCATGCTCAACATGGACATGATCGGACGGTTGCGCGACAACCGGCTGACGGTGCAGGGCGTCGGCACATCGTCAGTCTGGCGGCCATTGCTGGCCGAGGCCAACACGCGCCACGGGCTGGAACTTTCCCTCGGCGAAAGCGGCTTCGGCCCCAGTGATCACGCCTCGTTTTACAAGCGCAACATCCCCGTGCTGTTTTTCCTTACCGGCAGCCACCCGGACTATCACCGTCCTTCGGATACACCTGACAAAATCAACTACGCCGGTGAGCGGCAGGTTCTGGCGCTGATTGGGGATGTTATTCAATCCACGGTCAATCTGCCCACGCCGCCGGATTTTGTCGCACCCAAGGCAGGCGACCGGGCAGAACGCGCCCGTGGCGGATTTCGGGTTTCACTGGGGACGATTCCTGACTACGCCGCCGAAATCAGCGGCGTCAAACTCGCCGGCGTCCGTGAGGGCAGCCCGGCCGCGGCGGCCGGACTGCAAGCCGGCGATGTCATCGTGGGACTGGCGGGACGCGACATCAAAAGCGTGTACGATTACACCTACGTCCTTCAGGAACTCGAACCCGACCGGGAAGTGGACATCGTCGTCGAGCGCAACGGGCAGCGGTTGACCTTCAAACTCACCCCGACGCGGCGGTGA
- the folK gene encoding 2-amino-4-hydroxy-6-hydroxymethyldihydropteridine diphosphokinase: protein MAYHTFYLGLGSNLGDRVALLTRAIQRLTTGARQWRCANWYATAPVDYLEQPWFLNTVLELTVDLTPEAMLAQGLGLEAEAGRVRTVPKGARPLDVDILLCQTADGVFLVSADSALTLPHPRLHQRRFVLTPLCDLIPDAQHPQLHQSFAHLLATCPDHSPVEIFAQNGLSFGGGARPEM, encoded by the coding sequence GTGGCATATCACACGTTCTATCTCGGACTCGGCAGTAACCTTGGCGACCGCGTGGCTTTGCTGACCCGTGCCATCCAACGGCTGACCACCGGCGCGAGGCAGTGGCGGTGCGCCAACTGGTATGCCACGGCTCCGGTGGACTACCTGGAGCAGCCCTGGTTTCTCAATACCGTGCTCGAACTGACGGTTGACCTGACGCCGGAAGCCATGCTGGCGCAGGGCCTTGGGCTGGAAGCCGAAGCCGGGCGGGTTCGCACCGTCCCAAAGGGTGCGCGGCCGCTCGACGTGGACATCCTGCTCTGCCAGACCGCAGACGGTGTGTTTCTGGTTTCCGCAGATTCCGCCCTGACGCTGCCGCATCCCCGGCTGCATCAGCGGCGGTTCGTCCTGACGCCGCTGTGTGATCTCATCCCGGACGCGCAGCATCCACAGCTTCACCAGAGCTTTGCCCACCTGCTGGCCACCTGCCCTGACCACAGCCCCGTCGAAATCTTTGCGCAGAACGGACTCAGCTTCGGCGGCGGCGCCCGGCCGGAGATGTAG
- a CDS encoding sigma-54-dependent transcriptional regulator — MATAPADILIVEDKDALRQMWRLTLERAGYGVVEAADLKQARQALRRQPPTVVLTDLRLPDGTGLEVLRAAKSLDPDVPVVVLTAYGSIEEAVAAMKDGAEDFLQKPVDPDHLLLVLERLVETHRLRRACLLMREEYARRYGFPRIIGDSPAMQQVGQQLQRVAPTETTVLLLGESGTGKELFARAIHHLSHRRQAPFVAINCAAIPETLVENELFGHEKGAFTGADGRQVGKFELARGGTLFLDEIGELPLAVQSKFLRALESRTITRIGGGQEIGVDVRVVAATNRDLAAAVAARTFREDLYYRLAVFTLEIPPLRERREDIPALANYFAEKYGREIRRRRVTLSPAALKALQDYDFPGNIRELENCIERACILCEGTTLEPEDLRLPTATSPAGRRRRS, encoded by the coding sequence ATGGCCACCGCCCCGGCAGACATTTTGATTGTCGAAGACAAGGATGCTCTGCGTCAGATGTGGCGGCTGACGCTGGAGCGTGCCGGTTACGGCGTCGTTGAGGCAGCCGATCTGAAACAGGCCCGGCAGGCCCTGCGGCGGCAGCCGCCGACCGTTGTGCTGACCGACCTGCGCCTGCCCGATGGCACAGGGCTGGAGGTGCTTCGCGCTGCCAAGTCCCTCGACCCGGACGTGCCCGTGGTTGTCCTGACGGCTTATGGCTCCATTGAGGAAGCCGTCGCCGCCATGAAGGACGGCGCGGAAGACTTCCTGCAAAAGCCGGTTGATCCTGACCACCTGCTGCTGGTGCTGGAGCGCCTCGTGGAGACACACCGCCTGCGGCGCGCCTGCCTCCTGATGCGCGAGGAATATGCCCGGCGCTATGGTTTTCCGCGCATCATCGGCGATTCCCCGGCCATGCAGCAGGTCGGACAGCAACTGCAACGGGTCGCCCCCACGGAGACGACCGTCCTGTTGCTTGGCGAGTCCGGCACGGGCAAGGAACTGTTTGCGCGCGCCATTCACCACCTGAGCCACCGGCGGCAGGCGCCGTTTGTGGCCATCAACTGCGCGGCGATCCCTGAAACCCTGGTCGAAAATGAGCTGTTCGGCCATGAGAAAGGCGCTTTTACCGGCGCGGACGGGCGGCAGGTGGGAAAGTTCGAGCTGGCACGCGGTGGGACACTGTTTCTCGACGAAATCGGCGAGTTGCCCCTGGCCGTCCAGTCCAAGTTCCTGCGCGCGCTGGAATCCCGCACCATTACACGCATCGGGGGAGGGCAGGAAATTGGTGTGGATGTCCGCGTTGTGGCGGCGACCAACCGGGACCTCGCCGCAGCCGTAGCGGCCAGGACTTTTCGGGAGGATTTGTACTACCGGCTGGCCGTATTCACGCTGGAAATCCCGCCGCTGCGTGAGCGGCGGGAGGACATTCCGGCGCTGGCGAACTACTTTGCCGAAAAGTACGGCCGCGAAATCCGCCGCCGCCGGGTCACGCTTTCCCCGGCCGCCCTCAAAGCCCTTCAGGACTACGACTTTCCGGGCAACATCCGCGAGCTTGAAAACTGCATCGAGCGGGCCTGCATTCTCTGCGAAGGAACAACACTGGAGCCGGAGGACCTGCGGTTGCCGACGGCTACATCTCCGGCCGGGCGCCGCCGCCGAAGCTGA
- a CDS encoding sensor histidine kinase, translating into MAGRFCLRRAMAGQALTAVLVALLVTVCLIGLWATYTLRSAYDREAQHRTRAEVQLTAYRLAARFTAGQFITEPLTPDWLPSGLTMAVGIYDHLGQRRTVVVRNDPTGELALPDNLDVANSDREETRYLHGVWVLTVPLHKADGERLGHLHLLARHRQAQLSGVVLRVAYELPLWLVMGAAGLWLARSVFLSGRSSARSYANRPASVEFVMAGYQEVIDRLQSAGRELERLRTDAEHRALVQTEFSDRLIASIPDALVVVDEHGTTVLANLTAQRLFGRPPGIPFREFFADVPDLQNLVAAGLQDGSVRRQSDITVLIGGHQRTLEASVAPIPGAASVLCLIANITELAALRATAQARETLTSLGDMAAGIAHEFKNSLATMDGYARLLMQDVPDNPAARALRDEVRHLTQVVSDFLTFARPLRPVMAPVDLAGVVEEVVTLLREDFRRREVTLVLPESLPVIPGDAALLRRAFENLFRNALEAIPDDAPVREVRLRAITGPEDVTLLLEDSGTGFPPEVAANLFLPFFTTKKQGHGLGLAIVRKIIVSHNGRIEACNLPAGGAQFRISLPLRIGVEK; encoded by the coding sequence ATGGCGGGCAGGTTTTGCCTTCGGCGCGCGATGGCCGGCCAGGCGCTGACGGCTGTCCTGGTGGCCCTGCTGGTGACGGTCTGCCTGATAGGGTTGTGGGCAACATACACTCTGCGCAGCGCCTATGACCGGGAGGCGCAGCACCGGACCCGGGCTGAAGTGCAGTTGACCGCATACCGCCTGGCAGCCCGCTTCACGGCGGGGCAGTTCATCACCGAACCGCTGACACCTGATTGGCTTCCGTCTGGCCTGACGATGGCCGTCGGCATCTATGACCACCTGGGGCAGCGGCGTACCGTGGTCGTGCGCAATGACCCGACCGGGGAACTCGCCCTGCCCGACAACCTCGATGTGGCCAACTCTGACCGGGAAGAGACCCGGTACCTGCATGGCGTTTGGGTACTCACGGTTCCGTTGCACAAGGCTGATGGTGAACGGCTGGGCCATCTGCACCTGCTGGCGCGCCATCGCCAGGCGCAGCTTTCAGGCGTCGTCCTGCGTGTGGCCTACGAACTGCCGCTGTGGCTTGTTATGGGCGCGGCGGGACTGTGGTTGGCGCGTTCCGTTTTCCTTTCGGGACGGTCGTCCGCGCGCTCTTACGCCAACCGGCCGGCTTCCGTCGAGTTTGTCATGGCCGGCTATCAGGAAGTCATTGACCGCCTGCAATCGGCAGGACGGGAACTGGAACGCCTGCGCACCGATGCCGAACACCGCGCCCTGGTGCAGACCGAGTTCAGCGACCGGCTGATTGCGAGTATTCCCGATGCGCTCGTCGTCGTGGACGAGCACGGTACGACCGTGTTGGCAAATCTGACTGCCCAGCGTTTGTTTGGCCGCCCGCCGGGGATACCGTTTCGAGAATTCTTTGCCGATGTGCCGGACCTTCAGAACCTGGTGGCGGCCGGACTGCAGGACGGGAGCGTACGCCGACAGTCCGACATCACGGTGCTCATCGGCGGCCATCAGCGCACGCTTGAGGCCAGTGTTGCCCCGATTCCTGGCGCTGCGAGCGTCCTGTGTCTGATTGCCAACATCACCGAACTGGCCGCGTTGCGAGCTACAGCGCAGGCCAGGGAGACCCTGACGAGTCTGGGGGATATGGCCGCTGGTATCGCCCACGAGTTCAAAAACTCGCTGGCCACGATGGATGGCTACGCCCGGCTGCTTATGCAGGACGTTCCCGACAACCCGGCCGCCCGGGCGTTGCGGGATGAAGTCCGGCATCTGACGCAGGTTGTCTCGGATTTTCTGACCTTTGCGCGCCCATTGCGCCCCGTTATGGCACCGGTTGACCTGGCCGGCGTGGTCGAGGAAGTCGTCACCCTGCTGCGGGAGGACTTCCGCCGACGGGAGGTGACACTGGTATTGCCGGAGTCGCTGCCGGTCATTCCGGGCGATGCCGCTCTGCTGCGGCGCGCCTTTGAGAACCTGTTTCGCAATGCGCTGGAGGCGATTCCCGATGACGCACCGGTACGGGAAGTGCGGCTGCGCGCCATCACCGGCCCGGAAGACGTCACACTGCTGCTTGAGGATTCCGGCACTGGCTTTCCGCCGGAAGTCGCGGCCAACCTGTTCCTGCCCTTCTTTACAACGAAAAAGCAGGGCCACGGGCTGGGGTTGGCCATTGTTCGGAAAATCATCGTCAGTCACAATGGGCGCATTGAAGCCTGCAATCTTCCCGCCGGTGGAGCGCAGTTTCGTATCTCGCTACCGTTGCGGATTGGTGTTGAAAAGTGA